A DNA window from Ipomoea triloba cultivar NCNSP0323 chromosome 10, ASM357664v1 contains the following coding sequences:
- the LOC116031955 gene encoding cytochrome c6, chloroplastic, with product MRVSCVPRCCVSTACSVHPTEKRNVGEGGENPNLQTPKRSRQLNLLKSLAPPLMAALVAFNPLFTPPVSLGQTIDVQKGASLFNRACIGCHTAGGNIIQPGATLFLKDLQRNGVDTEEEIYRVTYYGKGRMPGFGEECTPRGQCTFGPRLQEDEIKLLAEFVKSQADQGWPDGESGGN from the exons ATGCGGGTTTCCTGCGTGCCGCGTTGTTGCGTCAGCACCGCCTGTTCTGTACACCCCACTGAG AAGAGAAATGTGGGTGAAGGAGGAGAGAACCCAAATCTCCAAACACCGAAGAGATCGAGACAATTGAACCTGCTGAAGAGCTTAGCTCCACCTCTGATGGCCGCCCTCGTTGCCTTTAATCCTCTTTTTACTCCCCCAG TGTCACTTGGACAGACAATAGATGTACAAAAAGGAGCCTCGTTGTTCAATCGAGCTTGCATAGGGTGTCATACTGCCGGTGGAAATATAATACAACCA GGTGCAACACTCTTCTTGAAGGACCTTCAGAG AAATGGAGTAGATACAGAGGAGGAAATATACCGAGTAACTTACTATGGAAAAGGGAGAATGCCA GGCTTTGGTGAGGAATGCACGCCAAGAGGCCAATGTACTTTTGGTCCAAGGTTACAGGAAGACGAGATTAAATTGCTAGCAGAGTTTGTGAAGTCACAGGCTGATCAAGGCTGGCCCGACGGAGAAAGTGGTGGCAACTGA
- the LOC116032098 gene encoding phosphatase IMPL1, chloroplastic, producing the protein MGERLLSTAMSPLRFSHRPITILPCNRSNFPFLNANLQPLRYGFDRILSLRRSICAKAVMSEVESKKEYLRIGADSTGSIPSDQLLEIVQAAAKTGAEVVMDAVNKPRNINYKGFTDLVTDTDKKSELAILDVVRKNFPDHLVLGEEGGFTGDPSSDYLWCIDPLDGTTNFTHSYASFAVSVAILFRGKPAASTVVEFVGGPMCWSTRTYTAAVGKGAYANGQKLSVTDTDKVEQSLLVTGYGYDRDDSWATNMELFKEFTGISRGVRRLGAASVDFCHVALGIVEAYWEYRLRPWDNAAGVLIVEEAGGLVSRTDGEKYCVFDRSVLASNGALHDKLLEKIGPATEKLKNKGVDFSLWYKPEAYKTDF; encoded by the exons ATGGGAGAACGTCTTCTGTCAACTGCAATGTCCCCCTTGAGATTTTCTCACAGACCCATCACGATTCTGCCGTGTAATCGCTCAAATTTCCCCTTCTTGAACGCAAATTTGCAGCCTTTAAGGTATGGGTTTGACAGGATTCTGTCCCTCAGAAGAAGTATTTGCGCTAAAGCTGTGATGTCTGAGGTTGAAAGCAAGAAAGAGTACTTGAGGATAGGGGCTGATTCCACTGGCTCCATCCCTTCCGATCAGCTTCTCGAAATTGTTCAAGCAGCTGCCAAGACTGGCgctgag GTTGTAATGGATGCTGTCAATAAACCTAGAAACATTAACTATAAAGGATTCACTGACCTAGTAACTGA CACTGATAAAAAGAGTGAACTTGCTATTCTGGATGTTGTTAGAAAGAATTTCCCAGATCACCTAGTTCTTGGAGAGGAAGGAGGATTTACTGGGGATCCATCTTCTGACTATCTTTGGTGCATTGACCCTTTAG ATGGGACAACAAACTTTACACATAGCTATGCGAGCTTTGCTGTTTCTGTGGCAATTCTTTTCAGAGGAAAGCCAGCTGCATCGACTGTg GTAGAGTTTGTGGGTGGCCCTATGTGCTGGAGCACTCGAACATATACTGCAGCTGTTG GCAAAGGTGCATATGCTAATGGTCAAAAGTTAAGTGTCACTGACACTGATAAG GTGGAGCAATCTCTCCTAGTGACGGGATATGGGTATGATCGTGATGATTCCTGGGCTACGAATATGGAATTATTCAAGGAATTTACTGGCATAAGCAGG GGCGTGAGAAGGCTTGGCGCTGCTTCAGTAGACTTCTGCCATGTTGCTTTGGGAATTGTTGAAGCCTACTGGGAATACCGTCTAAGACCATGGGACAATGCAGCCGGAGTTCTG ATAGTTGAAGAGGCTGGGGGTTTAGTTTCCCGCACGGATGGtgaaaaatattgtgtatttgATAGATCCGTCTTGGCATCCAATGGTGCGCTTCATGACAAG CTTCTCGAGAAAATTGGTCCTGCAACCGAGAAGTTGAAAAACAAAGGGGTTGATTTCTCGCTGTGGTACAAACCAGAAGCTTACAAGACAGATTTTTGA
- the LOC116031374 gene encoding ADP-ribosylation factor-related protein 1: protein MFSLFYGLWKYAFSKTEFHVLILGIDKAGKTTLLEKLKSQFSNSEGLPPDRIVPTVGLNIGRVEVSNSKLVFWDLGGQPGLRSIWEKYYEEAHAVMFVVDAACPSRFEDAKSALEKVLRHEDLQGAPLLILANKQDLGGSVSAEELGRYLDLKKLDERVYTFQAVSAYEGVGIKESVNWLVDVMERSKRTEVLKLRADSPNF from the exons ATGTTTTCATTGTTTTATGGACTTTGGAAGTACGCCTTCAGTAAGACAGAGTTTCATGTCCTTATTCTGGGGATTGACAAAGCTGGAAAAACG ACATTATTAGAAAAATTGAAGTCACAATTCTCAAACTCAGAAGGCCTTCCACCTGATCGCATTGTTCCAACTGTCGGACTAAATATCGGCCGTGTTGAAGTTTCAAATTCAAAACTTGTATTTTGGGACCTTGGAGGGCAG CCTGGTCTTCGCTCAATTTGGGAGAAGTATTATGAGGAGGCACATGCTGTAATGTTTGTAGTTGATGCTGCTTGCCCATCACGTTTTGAAGATGCTAAATCTGCTCTTG AAAAGGTTCTCCGGCATGAGGATCTCCAAGGAGCCCCCCTTTTAATATTAGCAAACAAGCAG GATTTGGGCGGATCTGTATCAGCTGAAGAACTTGGCAGGTATCTTGATCTCAAGAAATTGGACGAGAGAGTCTATACATTTCAAGCTGTTTCAGCATATGAAGG GGTGGGAATCAAGGAAAGCGTGAACTGGCTTGTAGATGTAATGGAGAGAAGTAAACGAACAGAGGTGTTGAAACTACGTGCAGACTCCCCCAATTTTTGA